A part of Egibacteraceae bacterium genomic DNA contains:
- a CDS encoding NAD-glutamate dehydrogenase: MASRHEGATELVEEATAIAAATLEGSRAEQAQRFVRTYYAHLPTRDLRGRTPADLYGAAMAHLAFARRRDAPLVSVYTPDLEQHGWQSTHSVVEVVTDDMPFLVDSLTMELSNRGCGIHLVIHPLIHVHRDEQGRLVDVADAPGAHTAPESFLHAEIDRQGSAAALDEIRARVERTLDDVRKAVSDWQPMQAQVSAVLESLREDPPPVEAEEREETERFLEWLLDDHFTFLGYRTYDLVEQDGDDVLLARLETGLGILRDAPASVKRFAEQPREVRALARSPELLMLTKANTKATVHRRSYLDYVGVKRFGPDGRPCGEWRFLGLYTSSVYSAPPSQIPVVRRKVAAVSERAGFLPHDHATKDLQATLELYPRDELFEIPTDELYDIAMGIVGLQERKEVRLFLRRDRFGRYYSCLVFVPRDRYTTSTRLRLQDVLVEEFAATSIDNAVLLTESVLARVHFRVHVRGDHPGTDVDRLERRLGDVTRTWADDLAEALHEEAGEEHGARLGRRFAEAFPAGYRADHRARVAVVDIRRMEALGEDDLAVSLYRPVDEREDGLRLKLYRSGSAVTLSDVLPRLEHMGVEVTDERPYEITPAGGPSLWIYDFGLRHARFAEVPIEQVQPVFVESFLRVWHGDAEDDGLNRLVLNPGLRWLDVTLLRAYSKYLRQAVTYFSEPYLQSALVGHPHVAALLRGVFAARFDPDGHDAARADALVEEIEAALDDVDSLDEDRILRSFLHVLLATVRTNAFQRTGDGDDPPRHLSLKLDPSTIPGLPRPLPAFEIFVYSPRTEGVHLRAGLVARGGLRWSDRREDFRAEVLGLVKAQNVKNAVIVPVGAKGGFVVKRPPEDRQELSREVQECYRTFIRGLLDVTDGIVGDEVVPPARVVRYDGDDPYLVVAADKGTASFSDTANALAAEYGFWLGDAFAAGGSAGYDHKAMGITARGAWKSVSHHFREMSIDVDEQDFTCAGIGDMSGDVFGNGMLLSEHIRLVAAFDHRHIFLDPDPDAASSHAERGRLFALPRSSWDDYDRELISAGGGVWPRTAKSVPLSEQARGVLDVTEEALSPDELIQAILRAPVNLLFNGGIGTFVKASHESHADVGDKTTDRIRVDASQLRAKVVGEGGNLGFTQHARVEYALAGGRINTDAIDNSAGVDTSDHEVNFKILLGGLVADGELTGKQRNALLEGMTDEVAVLVLRNTDEQNQALSRSCVHAVSMADVLRRYLRHLDENALLDRALEFMPDDETLVERRHQGQGLVRPEFAVVLASTKMALYDQLLDSDVCEDPWLARALLSYFPRVLRERYPEEIRAHRLSREIIATQVANQVVNEAGTTFLFRLAEETGASSPDIVRAHTVASTVFGLRDLQDAVRALDHEVPALIQTRMVLEGRRLVERGSRWLLRNRSSPLDISACVDFFGPGTTAVTDLLPGPMAGVDRRARDETAAELADAGVPTALAERVANLPVLYAALALVTVADAVDEDVATVTEAYLVLAERLHLDWLGQQIIALPRDNRWQALARDALRDDVHAQHQALTAEALRASDQDTDAVSRVDGWLRHNAAKVRRCERMLAEIQAVTSSDLAVLSVGLGEIRNLVEVHG; this comes from the coding sequence ATGGCTAGCCGGCATGAAGGCGCAACGGAGCTCGTCGAGGAGGCGACTGCCATCGCGGCGGCGACCCTGGAGGGGTCCCGGGCGGAGCAGGCGCAGCGCTTCGTGCGCACCTACTACGCGCACCTTCCCACCCGTGACCTACGGGGAAGGACGCCCGCCGACCTGTACGGGGCGGCGATGGCGCATCTGGCGTTCGCGCGCCGGCGCGACGCGCCGCTGGTCAGCGTCTACACGCCCGACCTCGAGCAGCATGGTTGGCAGTCCACGCACAGCGTGGTCGAGGTCGTCACCGACGACATGCCCTTCCTCGTCGACTCCCTCACCATGGAGCTCAGCAACCGCGGATGCGGCATCCACCTGGTCATCCATCCGCTGATCCACGTCCACCGCGACGAGCAGGGCCGCCTGGTCGACGTCGCCGACGCGCCAGGCGCCCACACCGCCCCCGAGTCCTTCCTGCACGCCGAGATCGATCGGCAGGGCAGCGCCGCCGCACTGGACGAGATCCGCGCCAGGGTGGAGCGCACGCTTGATGACGTCCGCAAGGCCGTCAGCGACTGGCAGCCGATGCAGGCGCAGGTCTCGGCGGTGCTGGAGTCGCTGCGGGAGGATCCGCCACCCGTGGAGGCCGAGGAGCGCGAGGAGACCGAGCGCTTCCTCGAGTGGCTGCTCGACGACCACTTCACGTTCCTCGGCTATCGCACCTACGACCTCGTCGAGCAGGACGGCGACGACGTCCTGCTCGCCCGCCTCGAAACAGGCCTGGGAATCCTTCGCGACGCACCCGCGTCGGTCAAGCGCTTCGCCGAGCAGCCACGAGAGGTCCGTGCGCTGGCGCGGTCGCCCGAGCTGCTGATGCTCACCAAGGCCAACACCAAGGCAACGGTGCACCGACGCAGCTACCTCGACTATGTGGGGGTGAAGCGCTTTGGCCCGGACGGGCGCCCGTGCGGCGAGTGGCGCTTCCTGGGGCTGTACACCTCCTCGGTGTACAGCGCCCCGCCCTCGCAGATACCCGTGGTGCGGCGCAAGGTCGCCGCGGTGTCCGAGCGCGCAGGGTTCCTGCCGCACGACCACGCCACGAAGGACCTGCAGGCCACCCTCGAGCTGTACCCGCGTGACGAGCTCTTCGAGATTCCCACCGACGAGCTGTACGACATCGCTATGGGCATCGTCGGGTTGCAGGAGCGCAAGGAGGTCCGGCTGTTCCTGCGGCGGGACCGCTTCGGTCGCTACTACTCCTGCCTGGTCTTCGTGCCGCGTGACCGGTACACGACCAGCACCCGGCTGCGGCTCCAGGACGTCCTGGTGGAGGAGTTCGCTGCGACCTCGATCGACAACGCCGTGCTGCTAACCGAGTCGGTGCTCGCACGGGTGCACTTCCGCGTGCACGTGCGCGGCGACCACCCCGGCACGGATGTGGACAGACTCGAGCGCCGCCTTGGGGACGTGACCCGGACCTGGGCCGACGACCTGGCCGAGGCCCTGCACGAGGAGGCCGGTGAAGAGCACGGGGCCAGGCTTGGCCGCCGTTTCGCCGAGGCGTTCCCCGCCGGCTACCGCGCGGACCACCGTGCTCGCGTCGCCGTCGTCGACATCCGCCGGATGGAGGCGCTCGGAGAGGACGATCTGGCGGTCAGCCTCTACCGGCCGGTTGACGAGCGGGAGGACGGTCTGCGGCTGAAGCTGTACCGGTCGGGCTCTGCGGTGACCCTGTCCGACGTCCTGCCTCGTCTGGAGCACATGGGCGTGGAGGTCACCGACGAACGCCCGTACGAGATCACCCCCGCGGGCGGCCCCTCCTTGTGGATCTACGACTTCGGCCTGCGCCACGCGCGTTTCGCGGAGGTGCCGATCGAGCAGGTGCAACCGGTGTTCGTCGAGTCGTTCCTGCGCGTGTGGCACGGCGACGCCGAAGACGATGGGCTCAACCGACTGGTCTTGAACCCGGGGCTGCGCTGGTTGGACGTCACACTCCTGCGCGCGTACAGCAAGTACCTCCGCCAGGCGGTGACCTACTTCAGCGAACCGTACCTGCAGTCCGCACTGGTCGGCCACCCGCACGTGGCGGCGCTCCTTCGCGGTGTGTTCGCGGCCCGTTTCGATCCCGACGGCCACGACGCCGCTCGGGCCGATGCCCTGGTCGAGGAGATCGAGGCCGCGCTGGACGACGTGGACAGCCTCGACGAGGACCGCATCCTGCGCAGCTTCCTGCACGTGCTGCTGGCGACGGTGCGCACCAACGCGTTCCAGCGAACCGGCGACGGTGACGATCCCCCACGCCACCTCTCCCTGAAGCTGGATCCCTCGACGATCCCCGGCCTTCCCCGACCGCTGCCCGCCTTCGAGATCTTCGTGTACTCGCCGCGCACCGAGGGGGTGCACCTGCGTGCAGGGCTGGTCGCGCGTGGAGGGCTGCGCTGGTCGGATCGACGTGAGGACTTCCGCGCCGAGGTCCTCGGCCTGGTCAAGGCGCAGAACGTCAAGAACGCCGTCATCGTGCCGGTGGGCGCCAAGGGCGGGTTCGTGGTCAAGCGCCCGCCCGAAGACCGTCAGGAGCTGTCCCGTGAAGTGCAGGAGTGCTACCGCACCTTCATCCGCGGGCTGCTGGACGTCACCGACGGCATCGTGGGCGACGAGGTTGTCCCACCCGCCCGCGTCGTGCGCTACGACGGCGACGACCCCTACCTGGTGGTCGCCGCGGACAAGGGCACCGCCTCCTTCTCCGACACCGCCAACGCCCTCGCTGCCGAGTACGGCTTCTGGCTCGGCGACGCCTTCGCAGCCGGCGGCTCCGCGGGCTACGACCACAAGGCGATGGGCATCACTGCGCGCGGAGCGTGGAAGTCCGTCAGCCACCACTTCCGCGAGATGAGCATCGACGTGGACGAGCAGGACTTCACCTGCGCCGGCATCGGTGACATGTCCGGCGACGTGTTCGGCAACGGCATGCTGCTGTCCGAGCACATCCGGCTGGTGGCGGCATTCGACCACCGCCACATCTTCCTCGACCCCGACCCTGACGCCGCGTCCAGCCATGCGGAGCGCGGACGGCTCTTTGCGCTTCCCCGCTCGAGCTGGGACGACTACGACCGCGAGCTGATCTCCGCCGGCGGCGGGGTGTGGCCGAGGACCGCAAAGTCCGTCCCGCTCTCGGAGCAGGCTCGCGGCGTCCTCGACGTCACCGAGGAGGCGCTGTCGCCCGACGAGCTCATCCAGGCCATCCTCCGTGCCCCCGTGAACCTGCTCTTCAACGGAGGGATCGGCACCTTCGTGAAGGCCAGCCACGAGTCCCACGCCGACGTCGGGGACAAGACCACCGACCGGATCCGCGTCGACGCCTCACAGCTGCGAGCCAAGGTCGTCGGCGAAGGCGGCAACCTGGGCTTCACCCAGCACGCGCGGGTCGAGTACGCGCTGGCCGGCGGGCGGATCAACACCGACGCGATCGACAACTCGGCCGGTGTGGACACCTCCGACCACGAGGTCAACTTCAAGATCCTGCTCGGCGGGCTGGTGGCCGACGGGGAGCTGACCGGCAAGCAGCGCAATGCGCTGCTCGAGGGCATGACGGACGAGGTCGCTGTGCTGGTCCTGCGCAACACCGACGAGCAGAACCAGGCGCTCAGCCGCTCGTGCGTGCACGCGGTGTCGATGGCCGACGTGCTCCGCCGCTACCTGCGCCACCTCGACGAGAACGCCCTCCTGGACCGAGCGCTGGAGTTCATGCCCGACGACGAGACCCTCGTGGAGCGGCGTCACCAGGGCCAGGGACTGGTGCGCCCGGAGTTCGCGGTCGTGCTGGCCTCGACCAAGATGGCCCTGTACGACCAGTTGCTCGACTCCGACGTCTGCGAGGACCCGTGGCTGGCGCGTGCGCTGCTGTCCTACTTCCCCCGCGTCCTGCGTGAGCGCTACCCGGAGGAGATCCGGGCCCACCGGCTCAGCCGCGAGATCATCGCCACCCAGGTGGCGAACCAGGTCGTCAACGAGGCCGGCACGACCTTCCTCTTCCGCCTCGCGGAGGAGACCGGCGCGTCGAGCCCGGACATCGTGCGTGCGCACACCGTCGCCAGCACCGTCTTCGGCCTGCGCGACCTGCAGGACGCCGTGCGCGCGCTCGACCACGAGGTCCCTGCCCTGATCCAGACCCGCATGGTGCTCGAAGGCCGCCGTCTGGTCGAGCGCGGCAGCCGGTGGTTGCTGCGCAACCGCTCGAGTCCCCTCGACATCTCCGCGTGCGTGGACTTCTTCGGCCCCGGCACCACAGCCGTCACCGACCTGCTGCCCGGGCCGATGGCGGGTGTGGACCGGCGTGCGCGCGACGAGACCGCGGCGGAGCTGGCTGACGCCGGCGTGCCCACCGCGCTGGCCGAGCGCGTGGCGAACCTGCCGGTGCTGTACGCCGCGCTCGCGCTGGTCACCGTCGCCGACGCCGTGGACGAGGACGTCGCCACCGTCACCGAGGCCTACCTGGTCCTGGCCGAGCGCCTCCACCTCGACTGGCTCGGCCAGCAGATCATCGCGCTGCCTCGGGACAACCGCTGGCAGGCGCTGGCTCGCGACGCCCTGCGTGACGACGTCCATGCCCAACACCAGGCGCTCACCGCCGAGGCGCTGCGCGCCAGCGACCAGGACACGGATGCCGTGTCGCGCGTGGACGGGTGGCTGCGGCACAACGCTGCCAAGGTGCGCCGGTGCGAGCGCATGCTGGCGGAGATCCAGGCCGTCACCTCGTCAGACCTCGCGGTGCTGTCCGTTGGCTTGGGGGAGATCCGCAATCTGGTCGAGGTGCACGGGTGA
- a CDS encoding type II toxin-antitoxin system VapB family antitoxin has protein sequence MDIDDATLADARQALGTSTLKDTVNTALQESVKAGRRRALTRDDLVAFAEAVKDLGDPEVMAKAWD, from the coding sequence GTGGACATCGACGATGCGACGCTCGCGGACGCCCGGCAGGCGCTCGGGACTTCGACACTCAAGGACACCGTCAACACCGCCTTGCAGGAATCGGTGAAGGCGGGCCGGCGGCGGGCACTGACCAGGGACGATCTTGTTGCCTTCGCCGAGGCCGTCAAGGATCTCGGGGACCCCGAGGTCATGGCGAAGGCGTGGGACTGA
- a CDS encoding PIN domain nuclease codes for MGLSATRWLIDKSALWRLGKPEVADVVEPAIIAGLVGVSVVTELEVGFSARSTADYRLMRATVMDRLIPVAFPYRAESRAREVQAALVERGEHRSAGVADVLLAATAELEGLTVWHYDSDFDLIAVVTGQEMEWVVPRGTVD; via the coding sequence GTGGGACTGAGCGCGACGCGCTGGCTGATCGACAAGTCGGCACTCTGGCGGCTGGGCAAGCCAGAGGTCGCCGATGTCGTGGAGCCAGCGATCATCGCCGGACTGGTCGGCGTGAGCGTCGTGACCGAACTGGAGGTCGGCTTCTCCGCACGCTCGACGGCTGACTACCGGCTCATGCGCGCTACAGTGATGGACCGTCTCATCCCTGTTGCTTTCCCGTACCGGGCGGAGTCACGGGCTCGGGAGGTGCAGGCGGCCCTCGTGGAGCGCGGCGAGCACCGCTCCGCCGGGGTGGCCGACGTGCTCCTGGCGGCAACCGCGGAGCTCGAGGGCCTCACCGTGTGGCACTACGACAGCGACTTCGACCTCATCGCCGTCGTGACCGGCCAGGAGATGGAATGGGTCGTGCCCCGAGGGACGGTGGACTGA
- a CDS encoding succinate dehydrogenase/fumarate reductase iron-sulfur subunit yields the protein MSANGTHSELDLTLRVWRQIGPNDPGGFQTYEARGVSEHASFLEMLDVVNEQLMGEGREPIAFDHDCREGICGSCGMMINGQAHGPQRGTATCQLHMRHYASGDVITIEPFRAAGFPVIKDLVVNRGAFDRIVEAGGYISVNTGGAPDANMTPVPKEDADRAMDAASCIQCGACVAACPNGAAQLFTAAKASHLSLLPQGQPERDSRATNMVEVMEQYFGSCTNMGECEAACPKEISIDFIALLNKDYRKAQFRGRGTR from the coding sequence ATGTCCGCCAACGGCACGCACAGTGAACTCGACCTGACGCTGAGGGTCTGGCGACAGATCGGTCCCAACGACCCGGGAGGCTTCCAGACCTACGAGGCCCGCGGGGTCAGCGAGCACGCGTCCTTCCTGGAGATGCTCGACGTCGTCAACGAGCAGCTGATGGGTGAGGGCCGGGAGCCGATCGCCTTCGACCACGACTGCCGGGAGGGCATCTGCGGCTCCTGCGGGATGATGATCAACGGCCAGGCGCACGGCCCGCAGCGGGGCACCGCGACCTGCCAGCTGCACATGCGCCACTACGCCAGCGGCGACGTGATCACCATCGAGCCGTTCCGCGCGGCCGGCTTCCCGGTGATCAAGGACCTGGTGGTCAACCGCGGCGCCTTCGACCGCATCGTCGAGGCGGGCGGCTACATCTCGGTCAACACCGGCGGTGCCCCCGACGCCAACATGACGCCGGTGCCCAAGGAGGACGCGGACCGGGCGATGGACGCCGCGTCGTGCATCCAGTGCGGCGCCTGCGTGGCCGCGTGCCCGAACGGGGCCGCGCAGCTGTTCACCGCCGCCAAGGCCTCCCACCTGTCCCTGCTGCCGCAGGGGCAGCCCGAGCGCGACAGCCGGGCGACGAACATGGTCGAGGTGATGGAGCAGTACTTCGGGTCCTGCACGAACATGGGCGAGTGCGAGGCGGCGTGCCCGAAGGAGATCTCGATCGACTTCATCGCCCTGCTCAACAAGGACTACCGCAAGGCGCAGTTCCGCGGCCGCGGCACCCGCTGA
- a CDS encoding fumarate reductase/succinate dehydrogenase flavoprotein subunit, whose product MQLDAKLPPGPLPDAWDAHTFDLRLVNPNNKRRFEIIVVGTGLAGASAAASLGELGYRVKVFTFHDSPRRAHSIAAQGGINAAKNYRGDGDSVHRLFYDTVKGGDYRSREPNVYRLAQVSVDIIDQCVAQGVPFAREYGGLLDNRSFGGAQVSRTFYARGQTGQQLLLGAYQAMARQVEAGTVTLYPRTEMLDLVVVDGRAVGIVVRDLLTGAITSHSAHAVVLGTGGYSNVFYLSTNAMASNATAKWRAHRRGAAFANPCYTQIHPTCIPASGDYQSKLTLMSESLRNDGRIWVPTDPDETRSPDQIPESERDYYLERKYPAFGNLVPRDVASRNAKLIIDQDRGVGPLGNGVYLDFADAVARLGTDIIAERYGNLFAMYERITGEDPYRVPMRIYPAPHYTMGGLWVDYNLMTTVPGLYAIGEANFSDHGANRLGASALMQGLADGYFVLPATIGDYLAPQLGERPVPTDHPAFAAAESGIRDQVRGLLAVGGTRTVDWFHRELGKIMWDHCGMARSRSGLEKALSQIPALRAEFEADVRVLGEHETLNQSLEKAGRVADFFELAELMCHDALHREESCGGHFREEHQTPEGEALRDDEHFAYVAAWEWTGRSHQPRLHTEPLEFSAVELSQRSYT is encoded by the coding sequence ATGCAACTGGATGCGAAGCTCCCCCCGGGTCCGCTGCCGGACGCGTGGGACGCCCACACCTTCGACCTGCGGCTCGTGAACCCCAACAACAAGCGCCGCTTCGAGATCATCGTCGTCGGCACCGGGCTGGCGGGGGCGTCGGCGGCCGCGAGCCTCGGCGAGCTCGGCTACCGGGTGAAGGTCTTCACGTTCCACGACTCGCCCCGCCGTGCGCACTCCATCGCGGCGCAGGGCGGGATCAACGCCGCCAAGAACTACCGCGGGGACGGCGACTCGGTCCACCGGCTCTTCTACGACACGGTGAAGGGCGGCGACTACCGGTCCCGGGAGCCGAACGTGTACCGGCTCGCGCAGGTGAGCGTGGACATCATCGACCAGTGCGTCGCGCAGGGTGTGCCGTTCGCCCGCGAGTACGGCGGTCTGCTCGACAACCGCTCGTTCGGCGGGGCGCAGGTCTCGCGGACGTTCTACGCGCGCGGTCAGACCGGCCAGCAGCTGCTGCTCGGCGCCTATCAGGCCATGGCCCGCCAGGTCGAGGCGGGCACCGTCACCCTGTACCCGCGGACCGAGATGCTCGATCTGGTCGTCGTCGACGGTCGGGCCGTCGGCATCGTGGTCCGCGACCTGCTCACCGGGGCGATCACCAGCCACTCCGCGCACGCCGTCGTCCTCGGGACCGGCGGGTACTCCAACGTGTTCTACCTGTCGACCAACGCGATGGCGTCCAACGCCACCGCCAAGTGGCGGGCGCACCGGCGGGGCGCGGCGTTCGCGAACCCCTGCTACACCCAGATCCACCCGACCTGCATCCCCGCCAGCGGTGACTACCAGTCCAAGCTCACCCTCATGAGCGAGTCGCTGCGCAACGACGGGCGCATCTGGGTGCCCACCGACCCCGACGAGACCCGCTCCCCCGACCAGATCCCCGAGTCCGAGCGCGACTACTACCTCGAGCGCAAGTACCCCGCGTTCGGCAACCTCGTGCCCCGCGACGTGGCCAGCCGCAACGCGAAGCTGATCATCGACCAGGACCGGGGGGTGGGGCCCCTGGGCAACGGCGTGTACCTCGACTTCGCCGACGCGGTCGCGCGCCTCGGCACCGACATCATCGCCGAGCGCTACGGCAACCTGTTCGCGATGTACGAGCGCATCACCGGTGAGGATCCCTACCGGGTGCCGATGCGCATCTACCCCGCCCCCCACTACACGATGGGTGGGCTCTGGGTGGACTACAACCTGATGACCACCGTGCCGGGCCTCTACGCCATCGGGGAGGCGAACTTCTCCGACCACGGCGCCAACCGCCTGGGCGCCAGCGCGCTCATGCAGGGGCTCGCCGACGGGTACTTCGTGCTGCCCGCCACGATCGGTGACTACCTCGCCCCGCAGCTGGGCGAGCGTCCCGTGCCGACCGACCATCCCGCGTTCGCCGCGGCCGAGTCGGGCATCCGGGACCAGGTGCGCGGACTGCTCGCCGTGGGGGGGACCCGCACCGTGGACTGGTTCCACCGCGAGCTCGGCAAGATCATGTGGGACCACTGCGGCATGGCCCGCAGCCGCTCGGGGCTGGAGAAAGCGCTGTCGCAGATCCCCGCTCTGCGCGCGGAGTTCGAGGCGGACGTGCGCGTGCTCGGCGAGCACGAGACCCTCAACCAGTCGCTGGAGAAGGCCGGACGGGTCGCGGACTTCTTCGAGCTGGCCGAGCTCATGTGCCACGACGCGCTGCACCGGGAGGAGTCGTGCGGCGGTCACTTCCGCGAGGAGCACCAGACCCCCGAGGGCGAGGCCCTGCGCGACGATGAGCACTTCGCCTACGTCGCCGCCTGGGAGTGGACCGGACGAAGCCACCAGCCGCGTCTGCACACCGAACCACTGGAGTTCTCCGCTGTCGAGCTGTCGCAGAGGAGCTACACGTAG
- a CDS encoding succinate dehydrogenase cytochrome b subunit has product MASPTTDHGPGAADSGPRDSGAEGAPAARPEQVRSRFWLGDLYRSSLGKKYAMAVTGLVLMGYVALHMLGNLKLYFGQDSMNEYADWLRLFGSPAAPESSVLWIIRVVLLVSFVVHIVAATQLTIMNRRARPQRYASRRDWVAADFAARTMRWSGIIVLAFVLFHLADLTFGTANPDFHHGDAYGNVVASFQRVPVSVFYIIANLALGLHLYHGAWSLFQSMGWSNRRFNHWRRYFAIGFTVAVVGGNLSFPVAVMTGLVA; this is encoded by the coding sequence ATGGCGTCACCCACCACGGACCACGGGCCCGGCGCGGCCGACTCCGGCCCGCGCGACAGCGGGGCCGAGGGGGCGCCCGCCGCACGTCCCGAGCAGGTCCGCAGCCGCTTCTGGCTGGGCGACCTCTACCGGTCCTCGCTGGGCAAGAAGTACGCCATGGCGGTCACCGGCTTGGTGCTCATGGGCTACGTCGCCCTGCACATGCTCGGCAACCTGAAGCTGTACTTCGGCCAGGACTCGATGAACGAGTATGCGGACTGGTTGCGGCTGTTCGGCTCCCCCGCCGCCCCGGAGAGCTCGGTCCTCTGGATCATCCGCGTCGTGCTGCTCGTGTCGTTCGTGGTGCACATCGTCGCGGCCACCCAGCTCACCATCATGAACCGCCGGGCCCGGCCTCAGCGCTACGCCTCCCGGCGGGACTGGGTCGCCGCGGACTTCGCCGCCCGCACGATGCGCTGGAGCGGGATCATCGTGCTGGCGTTCGTGCTGTTCCATCTCGCCGACCTCACGTTCGGCACGGCCAACCCCGACTTCCACCACGGCGACGCCTACGGCAACGTCGTGGCGAGCTTCCAGCGCGTCCCCGTGTCGGTCTTCTACATCATCGCGAACCTGGCCCTGGGACTGCACCTGTACCACGGTGCGTGGAGCCTGTTCCAATCGATGGGGTGGAGCAACCGCCGGTTCAACCACTGGCGGCGCTACTTCGCCATCGGCTTCACGGTCGCCGTCGTCGGGGGCAACCTGAGCTTCCCCGTGGCCGTGATGACCGGCCTCGTCGCCTGA
- a CDS encoding methylmalonyl-CoA mutase family protein: MVSDPTGHRTASGIPAQPVYRPDDVALDYDRDLGDPGTFPFTRGVYDSMYRGRVWTMRQYAGFATAAASNARYRYLLDQGQTGLSVAFDLPTQMGYDSDHELAAGEVGKVGVAIDSLADMRALFDGIPLADVSTSMTINAPAAILLLLYQLVGEEQGVDPARLRGTVQNDVLKEYIARGTYIFPPVPSLRIVTDTFAYCAAELPSFNSISISGYHIGEAGATATQEVAFTLADAIAYVDAAVAAGLDVDAFAPRLSFFFVARSSLLEEVAKFRAARRLWARIMRDRYGARDERSQMLRFHTQTAGVQLTAQQAEVNMARVTIQALAATLGGTQSLHANAFDEALALPSETAARLALRTQQVIAHETDVPLTADPLAGSWFIESLTDQIEDQVNDYLARIEEMGGAVRAIEAGFQKAEIERSAYELAKAIESGEQVIVGVNRYQIDEDIDPDLQRVDDAVADGQVTQLRTIRAERDADVVRAALAEVDRAARGDANLLPPMKEALRCMATVGEICDTLRAVFGRYRPADAM; the protein is encoded by the coding sequence ATGGTGAGCGACCCCACCGGGCACCGCACGGCGTCCGGCATCCCCGCGCAGCCGGTCTACCGGCCGGACGACGTGGCGCTCGACTATGACCGTGATCTCGGGGATCCCGGCACCTTCCCGTTCACCCGCGGGGTGTACGACTCGATGTACCGCGGACGCGTGTGGACGATGCGCCAGTACGCGGGGTTCGCCACCGCAGCGGCGTCCAACGCCCGGTACCGGTACCTGCTCGACCAGGGCCAGACCGGCCTGTCGGTGGCGTTCGACCTCCCGACGCAGATGGGCTACGACTCCGACCACGAGCTCGCGGCCGGCGAGGTGGGCAAGGTGGGGGTCGCGATCGACTCGCTGGCGGATATGCGGGCGCTGTTCGACGGCATCCCGCTCGCCGACGTGTCGACGTCGATGACCATCAACGCGCCCGCGGCGATCCTCCTGCTGCTCTACCAGCTGGTCGGGGAGGAGCAGGGGGTCGATCCGGCCCGCCTACGCGGCACCGTGCAGAACGACGTGCTGAAGGAGTACATCGCTCGCGGCACCTACATCTTCCCGCCGGTGCCGTCCCTGCGGATCGTCACCGACACCTTCGCCTACTGCGCCGCGGAGCTGCCGAGCTTCAACTCCATCTCGATCTCGGGGTACCACATCGGCGAGGCCGGCGCGACGGCGACGCAGGAGGTCGCCTTCACGCTCGCCGACGCGATCGCCTACGTCGACGCCGCCGTGGCCGCCGGGCTCGACGTCGACGCGTTCGCCCCCCGGCTGTCGTTCTTCTTCGTCGCCCGGTCCTCGCTGCTGGAGGAGGTCGCCAAGTTCCGCGCTGCACGGCGTCTGTGGGCCCGCATCATGCGTGACCGGTACGGTGCCCGCGACGAGCGCTCGCAGATGCTGCGCTTCCACACGCAGACCGCCGGCGTGCAGCTGACCGCCCAGCAGGCGGAGGTGAACATGGCGCGCGTCACCATCCAGGCGCTGGCCGCCACCCTCGGTGGCACCCAGTCCCTGCACGCCAACGCCTTCGACGAGGCCCTCGCGCTGCCGTCGGAGACCGCCGCCCGGCTGGCACTGCGCACCCAGCAGGTGATCGCCCACGAGACCGACGTCCCCCTGACCGCCGATCCCCTGGCCGGCAGCTGGTTCATCGAGTCCCTCACCGACCAGATCGAAGACCAGGTCAACGACTACCTCGCCCGCATCGAGGAGATGGGCGGGGCCGTCCGCGCGATCGAGGCCGGCTTCCAGAAGGCCGAGATCGAGCGCAGTGCCTACGAGCTGGCCAAGGCCATCGAGTCCGGCGAGCAGGTCATCGTCGGGGTCAACCGCTACCAGATCGACGAGGACATCGACCCGGACCTGCAGCGTGTCGACGACGCCGTCGCCGACGGCCAGGTGACCCAGCTGCGGACCATTCGCGCCGAGCGCGACGCCGACGTCGTCCGTGCGGCACTCGCCGAGGTGGATCGGGCTGCCCGAGGCGACGCCAACCTCCTGCCGCCCATGAAGGAGGCCCTGCGGTGCATGGCGACCGTCGGGGAGATCTGCGACACCCTGCGCGCCGTCTTCGGTCGGTACCGCCCGGCTGACGCGATGTAG